The following coding sequences are from one Arachis hypogaea cultivar Tifrunner chromosome 7, arahy.Tifrunner.gnm2.J5K5, whole genome shotgun sequence window:
- the LOC112702770 gene encoding uncharacterized protein isoform X2 encodes MESSSSPKVEPDADDDVSEEVFEHFDDFTIASSWERFISKIEAICRLWMADGPNNLLEKGAIPLENSKNSYKIKSELQYDVKSYWMEYYFETKTGKSFDWNSTFHDLQLCFGVKEFLLIAPQSASGVVLDAPEASKLLSAVAIALSNSSSLWPAFVPVHDPSRKAYIGIQNTGTAFTRRFEADRIGSQVPPSLMHLEGLYQLFVSKFAYCTDDLDKHLIKVQFAMKLTYRTLPYDDDNIKDIDVQNTKSGKNLAGESSNERLWDDDCSWSEWYSSEDPVKGFELIAIWSEKTIESSMEMEEVENASPHEAEKWFISPSFSPYLLEYSNGNQFGFASALHLLVDAFEMSFEAQFLEDFVSAESPGPDNLKSSMVIPPPTVRDRVLKELFDEGVQLIDSAYDEHKTPQAIKGAPLETLFAQFCLHSLWVGNCHIRAIAALWIEFVQEVRWCWEESQLLPRMPVNGSIDLSTCLINQKLHMLAVCIKKKREWNEDHRECMGSEDQIDYMTEEESAVGDDTSSMQAQNEDFSGKFTGEPRSFPTSRDLHYSDTAFTVSQDPVKDDLLNGEKSSDQTRRGSAGVIDSMMLLKSYQRMHAPYTQEAPLMTEDMYEERLQALEASNGSFNYFAQLERDILTSDMAAFKAANPDAIFEDFIRWHSPADWLEDPEVEKSKDNWPPRGHLSKRMSESDNLWRELWDRAHALAASEQKPLFDPNREGEKVIHYLETLRPHQLLAQMVCTAFLAAADTVNKTSYGELKQMETKMQQLYLTMAPALKPLEANRLSADSETIEDLKRQCVVFGHVENLLTVAASLHRKLVQAPRLAVEIFIDFYNFYIPRMGTGLEEDYSNKKEFDTKQIVWNNEREVVSSMFVPPTANQSWRKVFSMGNLLNGHEPMVREIIFSLHDGVSNNHYAAPNASVSEQEIDTYRMYICGTSNDLRVSLSVVSCD; translated from the exons ATGGAGTCTTCCAGCTCCCCCAAGGTTGAACCTGATGCCGACGACGATGTTTCAGAGGAAGTG TTTGAGCATTTTGATGATTTCACTATAGCTTCTTCATGGGAAAG GTTCATTTCTAAAATTGAGGCAATTTGTCGTCTCTGGATGGCTGATGGTCCTAATAATTTATTG GAAAAAGGTGCAATTCCCTTGGAGAATTCCAAAAACTCATACAAGATCAAATCTGAACTGCAGTATGACGTGAAAAGTTATTGGATGGAGTACTATTTTGAAACCAAAACTG GCAAATCTTTTGACTGGAATTCTACTTTTCATGATCTGCAGTTATGTTTTGGTGTAAAGGAATTTTTG CTCATTGCTCCTCAAAGTGCAAGTGGTGTAGTTCTTGATGCACCAGAGGCTAGCAAGCTGTTGAGTGCTGTTGCAATTGCTCTGTCAAATAGTTCAAG TTTATGGCCAGCATTTGTTCCAGTTCATGATCCTTCACGGAAAGCATATATTGGCATTCAGAACACTGGTACTGCATTTACTAGAAGATTTGAAGCAGATCGAATTGGTAGTCAAGTTCCACCGAGTCTCATGCATTTGGAGGGGCTGTATCAGTTGTTTGTATCTAAGTTT GCCTATTGCACAGACGATCTTGATAAGCATCTTATCAAAGTCCAATTTGCAATGAAGCTGACTTACAGAACGCTTCCCTACGATGATGACAATATCAAAGATATTGATGTTCAAAATACAAAATCTGGCAAAAATCTCGCTGGTGAGTCCTCGAATGAGAGACTGTGGGATGATGATTGTTCTTGGAGTGAGTGGTATTCTTCTGAAGATCCTGTTAAAG GTTTTGAACTGATAGCAATATGGTCAGAGAAAACCATTGAAAGTTCTATGGAAATGGAAGAAGTGGAAAATGCTTCACCTCATGAAGCTGAGAAGTGGTTCATCTCTCCAAGTTTTTCTCCATATCT ACTTGAATATTCCAATGGGAATCAATTTGGATTTGCATCTGCGTTGCATCTTCTGGTTGATGCATTCGAGATGTCCTTTGAGGCCCAATTTCTAGAAGATTTTGTTTcag CTGAAAGCCCAGGTCCTGATAATTTGAAATCCTCAATGGTTATACCTCCACCAACAGTTAGAGATCGTGTGCTCAAAGAACTGTTTGATGAAG GTGTACAGCTTATTGATTCTGCTTATGATGAACATAAGACCCCTCAAGCTATAAAAGGCGCACCTCTTGAAACTCTTTTTGCACAATTTTGTTTGCATTCTCTTTGGGTCGGCAATTGCCATATACGTG CTATTGCTGCCCTTTGGATAGAGTTTGTTCAAGAGGTGAGGTGGTGTTGGGAAGAGTCTCAACTATTACCCAGGATGCCAGTAAATGGTTCAATTGATCTTTCAACTTGTTTGATTAACCAGAAACTTCATAtg CTTGCAGTATGCATTAAGAAGAAGCGTGAATGGAATGAAGATCATCGGGAATGTATGGGAAGTGAAGATCAAATAGACTATATGACTGAG GAGGAAAGTGCAGTTGGGGATGACACATCTAGTATGCAGGCACAGAATGAGGATTTTTCTGGGAAGTTTACAGGTGAACCCAGAAG CTTTCCAACCTCTCGTGATTTACATTATTCTGATACAGCATTCACAGTTAGTCAAGATCCTGTAAAGGACGATCTCTTAAATGGTGAAAAATCTTCAGATCAAACCAGGAGAGGTTCAGCTGGTGTCATTGATTCTATGATGCTTCTCAAGTCATATCAAAGAATGCATGCCCCATACACTCAG GAAGCACCACTTATGACAGAAGACATGTATGAGGAGCGTCTTCAAGCTCTAGAAGCTTCTAATGGTTCATTT AATTATTTTGCTCAACTGGAAAGAGATATATTAACTTCAG ACATGGCAGCATTTAAAGCAGCAAATCCTGATGCCATTTTTGAAGATTTTATTCGGTGGCATTCACCTGCCGATTGGTTAGAGGACCCTGAGGTTGAGAAATCAAAAGATAATTGGCCTCCAAGAGGACATCTTTCAAAGAGAATGTCCGAAAGTGACAACTTATGGAGAGAACTTTGGGACAGGGCACATGCTCTTGCTGCTTCAGAGCAGAAACCGCTTTTTGATCCAaatagagaaggagaaaaa GTCATTCATTATCTGGAAACTTTAAGACCACATCAATTGCTTGCGCAAATGGTATGTACTGCCTTCCTAGCAGCGGCCGACACAGTGAATAAGACCAGTTATGGAGAATTGAAACAGATGGAGACTAAGATGCAACAACTTTACCTCACCATGGCACCTGCTTTGAAGCCATTAGAAG CTAATCGCTTATCTGCAGATAGCGAGACCATTGAAGACCTAAAACGACAGTGTGTTGTTTTCGGACATGTTGAGAATTTACTAACTGTTGCAGCTTCTCTTCATCGCAAACTTGTACAAGCACCACGCCTTGCTGTCGAAATCTTCATCGATTTCTACAATTTCTACATTCCAAGAATGGGTACAGGCTTGGAAGAAGACTACTCCAACAAAAAG GAATTCGACACGAAACAAATAGTTTGGAACAATGAGAGAGAAGTTGTGTCAAGTATGTTTGTTCCACCCACGGCAAATCAATCTTGGAGAAAGGTGTTCAGCATGGGCAATCTTCTCAATGGTCATGAACCAATGGTGAGGGAGATTATTTTTTCACTTCATGATGGAGTGAGTAATAATCACTATGCAGCTCCTAATGCTAGTGTTTCTGAACAAGAAATTGATACATATAGAATGTATATTTGTGGAACGTCTAATGATCTTCGTGTATCACTCTCTGTTGTCTCATGCGATTAA
- the LOC112702770 gene encoding uncharacterized protein isoform X5, with translation MESSSSPKVEPDADDDVSEEVFEHFDDFTIASSWERFISKIEAICRLWMADGPNNLLEKGAIPLENSKNSYKIKSELQYDVKSYWMEYYFETKTGKSFDWNSTFHDLQLCFGVKEFLLIAPQSASGVVLDAPEASKLLSAVAIALSNSSSLWPAFVPVHDPSRKAYIGIQNTGTAFTRRFEADRIGSQVPPSLMHLEGLYQLFVSKFAYCTDDLDKHLIKVQFAMKLTYRTLPYDDDNIKDIDVQNTKSGKNLAGESSNERLWDDDCSWSEWYSSEDPVKGFELIAIWSEKTIESSMEMEEVENASPHEAEKWFISPSFSPYLLEYSNGNQFGFASALHLLVDAFEMSFEAQFLEDFVSAAESPGPDNLKSSMVIPPPTVRDRVLKELFDEGVQLIDSAYDEHKTPQAIKGAPLETLFAQFCLHSLWVGNCHIRAIAALWIEFVQEVRWCWEESQLLPRMPVNGSIDLSTCLINQKLHMLAVCIKKKREWNEDHRECMGSEDQIDYMTEEESAVGDDTSSMQAQNEDFSGKFTAFTVSQDPVKDDLLNGEKSSDQTRRGSAGVIDSMMLLKSYQRMHAPYTQEAPLMTEDMYEERLQALEASNGSFNYFAQLERDILTSDMAAFKAANPDAIFEDFIRWHSPADWLEDPEVEKSKDNWPPRGHLSKRMSESDNLWRELWDRAHALAASEQKPLFDPNREGEKVIHYLETLRPHQLLAQMVCTAFLAAADTVNKTSYGELKQMETKMQQLYLTMAPALKPLEANRLSADSETIEDLKRQCVVFGHVENLLTVAASLHRKLVQAPRLAVEIFIDFYNFYIPRMGTGLEEDYSNKKEFDTKQIVWNNEREVVSSMFVPPTANQSWRKVFSMGNLLNGHEPMVREIIFSLHDGVSNNHYAAPNASVSEQEIDTYRMYICGTSNDLRVSLSVVSCD, from the exons ATGGAGTCTTCCAGCTCCCCCAAGGTTGAACCTGATGCCGACGACGATGTTTCAGAGGAAGTG TTTGAGCATTTTGATGATTTCACTATAGCTTCTTCATGGGAAAG GTTCATTTCTAAAATTGAGGCAATTTGTCGTCTCTGGATGGCTGATGGTCCTAATAATTTATTG GAAAAAGGTGCAATTCCCTTGGAGAATTCCAAAAACTCATACAAGATCAAATCTGAACTGCAGTATGACGTGAAAAGTTATTGGATGGAGTACTATTTTGAAACCAAAACTG GCAAATCTTTTGACTGGAATTCTACTTTTCATGATCTGCAGTTATGTTTTGGTGTAAAGGAATTTTTG CTCATTGCTCCTCAAAGTGCAAGTGGTGTAGTTCTTGATGCACCAGAGGCTAGCAAGCTGTTGAGTGCTGTTGCAATTGCTCTGTCAAATAGTTCAAG TTTATGGCCAGCATTTGTTCCAGTTCATGATCCTTCACGGAAAGCATATATTGGCATTCAGAACACTGGTACTGCATTTACTAGAAGATTTGAAGCAGATCGAATTGGTAGTCAAGTTCCACCGAGTCTCATGCATTTGGAGGGGCTGTATCAGTTGTTTGTATCTAAGTTT GCCTATTGCACAGACGATCTTGATAAGCATCTTATCAAAGTCCAATTTGCAATGAAGCTGACTTACAGAACGCTTCCCTACGATGATGACAATATCAAAGATATTGATGTTCAAAATACAAAATCTGGCAAAAATCTCGCTGGTGAGTCCTCGAATGAGAGACTGTGGGATGATGATTGTTCTTGGAGTGAGTGGTATTCTTCTGAAGATCCTGTTAAAG GTTTTGAACTGATAGCAATATGGTCAGAGAAAACCATTGAAAGTTCTATGGAAATGGAAGAAGTGGAAAATGCTTCACCTCATGAAGCTGAGAAGTGGTTCATCTCTCCAAGTTTTTCTCCATATCT ACTTGAATATTCCAATGGGAATCAATTTGGATTTGCATCTGCGTTGCATCTTCTGGTTGATGCATTCGAGATGTCCTTTGAGGCCCAATTTCTAGAAGATTTTGTTTcag CAGCTGAAAGCCCAGGTCCTGATAATTTGAAATCCTCAATGGTTATACCTCCACCAACAGTTAGAGATCGTGTGCTCAAAGAACTGTTTGATGAAG GTGTACAGCTTATTGATTCTGCTTATGATGAACATAAGACCCCTCAAGCTATAAAAGGCGCACCTCTTGAAACTCTTTTTGCACAATTTTGTTTGCATTCTCTTTGGGTCGGCAATTGCCATATACGTG CTATTGCTGCCCTTTGGATAGAGTTTGTTCAAGAGGTGAGGTGGTGTTGGGAAGAGTCTCAACTATTACCCAGGATGCCAGTAAATGGTTCAATTGATCTTTCAACTTGTTTGATTAACCAGAAACTTCATAtg CTTGCAGTATGCATTAAGAAGAAGCGTGAATGGAATGAAGATCATCGGGAATGTATGGGAAGTGAAGATCAAATAGACTATATGACTGAG GAGGAAAGTGCAGTTGGGGATGACACATCTAGTATGCAGGCACAGAATGAGGATTTTTCTGGGAAGTTTACAG CATTCACAGTTAGTCAAGATCCTGTAAAGGACGATCTCTTAAATGGTGAAAAATCTTCAGATCAAACCAGGAGAGGTTCAGCTGGTGTCATTGATTCTATGATGCTTCTCAAGTCATATCAAAGAATGCATGCCCCATACACTCAG GAAGCACCACTTATGACAGAAGACATGTATGAGGAGCGTCTTCAAGCTCTAGAAGCTTCTAATGGTTCATTT AATTATTTTGCTCAACTGGAAAGAGATATATTAACTTCAG ACATGGCAGCATTTAAAGCAGCAAATCCTGATGCCATTTTTGAAGATTTTATTCGGTGGCATTCACCTGCCGATTGGTTAGAGGACCCTGAGGTTGAGAAATCAAAAGATAATTGGCCTCCAAGAGGACATCTTTCAAAGAGAATGTCCGAAAGTGACAACTTATGGAGAGAACTTTGGGACAGGGCACATGCTCTTGCTGCTTCAGAGCAGAAACCGCTTTTTGATCCAaatagagaaggagaaaaa GTCATTCATTATCTGGAAACTTTAAGACCACATCAATTGCTTGCGCAAATGGTATGTACTGCCTTCCTAGCAGCGGCCGACACAGTGAATAAGACCAGTTATGGAGAATTGAAACAGATGGAGACTAAGATGCAACAACTTTACCTCACCATGGCACCTGCTTTGAAGCCATTAGAAG CTAATCGCTTATCTGCAGATAGCGAGACCATTGAAGACCTAAAACGACAGTGTGTTGTTTTCGGACATGTTGAGAATTTACTAACTGTTGCAGCTTCTCTTCATCGCAAACTTGTACAAGCACCACGCCTTGCTGTCGAAATCTTCATCGATTTCTACAATTTCTACATTCCAAGAATGGGTACAGGCTTGGAAGAAGACTACTCCAACAAAAAG GAATTCGACACGAAACAAATAGTTTGGAACAATGAGAGAGAAGTTGTGTCAAGTATGTTTGTTCCACCCACGGCAAATCAATCTTGGAGAAAGGTGTTCAGCATGGGCAATCTTCTCAATGGTCATGAACCAATGGTGAGGGAGATTATTTTTTCACTTCATGATGGAGTGAGTAATAATCACTATGCAGCTCCTAATGCTAGTGTTTCTGAACAAGAAATTGATACATATAGAATGTATATTTGTGGAACGTCTAATGATCTTCGTGTATCACTCTCTGTTGTCTCATGCGATTAA
- the LOC112702770 gene encoding uncharacterized protein isoform X6, whose translation MESSSSPKVEPDADDDVSEEVFEHFDDFTIASSWERFISKIEAICRLWMADGPNNLLEKGAIPLENSKNSYKIKSELQYDVKSYWMEYYFETKTGKSFDWNSTFHDLQLCFGVKEFLLIAPQSASGVVLDAPEASKLLSAVAIALSNSSSLWPAFVPVHDPSRKAYIGIQNTGTAFTRRFEADRIGSQVPPSLMHLEGLYQLFVSKFAYCTDDLDKHLIKVQFAMKLTYRTLPYDDDNIKDIDVQNTKSGKNLAGESSNERLWDDDCSWSEWYSSEDPVKGFELIAIWSEKTIESSMEMEEVENASPHEAEKWFISPSFSPYLLEYSNGNQFGFASALHLLVDAFEMSFEAQFLEDFVSAESPGPDNLKSSMVIPPPTVRDRVLKELFDEGVQLIDSAYDEHKTPQAIKGAPLETLFAQFCLHSLWVGNCHIRAIAALWIEFVQEVRWCWEESQLLPRMPVNGSIDLSTCLINQKLHMLAVCIKKKREWNEDHRECMGSEDQIDYMTEEESAVGDDTSSMQAQNEDFSGKFTAFTVSQDPVKDDLLNGEKSSDQTRRGSAGVIDSMMLLKSYQRMHAPYTQEAPLMTEDMYEERLQALEASNGSFNYFAQLERDILTSDMAAFKAANPDAIFEDFIRWHSPADWLEDPEVEKSKDNWPPRGHLSKRMSESDNLWRELWDRAHALAASEQKPLFDPNREGEKVIHYLETLRPHQLLAQMVCTAFLAAADTVNKTSYGELKQMETKMQQLYLTMAPALKPLEANRLSADSETIEDLKRQCVVFGHVENLLTVAASLHRKLVQAPRLAVEIFIDFYNFYIPRMGTGLEEDYSNKKEFDTKQIVWNNEREVVSSMFVPPTANQSWRKVFSMGNLLNGHEPMVREIIFSLHDGVSNNHYAAPNASVSEQEIDTYRMYICGTSNDLRVSLSVVSCD comes from the exons ATGGAGTCTTCCAGCTCCCCCAAGGTTGAACCTGATGCCGACGACGATGTTTCAGAGGAAGTG TTTGAGCATTTTGATGATTTCACTATAGCTTCTTCATGGGAAAG GTTCATTTCTAAAATTGAGGCAATTTGTCGTCTCTGGATGGCTGATGGTCCTAATAATTTATTG GAAAAAGGTGCAATTCCCTTGGAGAATTCCAAAAACTCATACAAGATCAAATCTGAACTGCAGTATGACGTGAAAAGTTATTGGATGGAGTACTATTTTGAAACCAAAACTG GCAAATCTTTTGACTGGAATTCTACTTTTCATGATCTGCAGTTATGTTTTGGTGTAAAGGAATTTTTG CTCATTGCTCCTCAAAGTGCAAGTGGTGTAGTTCTTGATGCACCAGAGGCTAGCAAGCTGTTGAGTGCTGTTGCAATTGCTCTGTCAAATAGTTCAAG TTTATGGCCAGCATTTGTTCCAGTTCATGATCCTTCACGGAAAGCATATATTGGCATTCAGAACACTGGTACTGCATTTACTAGAAGATTTGAAGCAGATCGAATTGGTAGTCAAGTTCCACCGAGTCTCATGCATTTGGAGGGGCTGTATCAGTTGTTTGTATCTAAGTTT GCCTATTGCACAGACGATCTTGATAAGCATCTTATCAAAGTCCAATTTGCAATGAAGCTGACTTACAGAACGCTTCCCTACGATGATGACAATATCAAAGATATTGATGTTCAAAATACAAAATCTGGCAAAAATCTCGCTGGTGAGTCCTCGAATGAGAGACTGTGGGATGATGATTGTTCTTGGAGTGAGTGGTATTCTTCTGAAGATCCTGTTAAAG GTTTTGAACTGATAGCAATATGGTCAGAGAAAACCATTGAAAGTTCTATGGAAATGGAAGAAGTGGAAAATGCTTCACCTCATGAAGCTGAGAAGTGGTTCATCTCTCCAAGTTTTTCTCCATATCT ACTTGAATATTCCAATGGGAATCAATTTGGATTTGCATCTGCGTTGCATCTTCTGGTTGATGCATTCGAGATGTCCTTTGAGGCCCAATTTCTAGAAGATTTTGTTTcag CTGAAAGCCCAGGTCCTGATAATTTGAAATCCTCAATGGTTATACCTCCACCAACAGTTAGAGATCGTGTGCTCAAAGAACTGTTTGATGAAG GTGTACAGCTTATTGATTCTGCTTATGATGAACATAAGACCCCTCAAGCTATAAAAGGCGCACCTCTTGAAACTCTTTTTGCACAATTTTGTTTGCATTCTCTTTGGGTCGGCAATTGCCATATACGTG CTATTGCTGCCCTTTGGATAGAGTTTGTTCAAGAGGTGAGGTGGTGTTGGGAAGAGTCTCAACTATTACCCAGGATGCCAGTAAATGGTTCAATTGATCTTTCAACTTGTTTGATTAACCAGAAACTTCATAtg CTTGCAGTATGCATTAAGAAGAAGCGTGAATGGAATGAAGATCATCGGGAATGTATGGGAAGTGAAGATCAAATAGACTATATGACTGAG GAGGAAAGTGCAGTTGGGGATGACACATCTAGTATGCAGGCACAGAATGAGGATTTTTCTGGGAAGTTTACAG CATTCACAGTTAGTCAAGATCCTGTAAAGGACGATCTCTTAAATGGTGAAAAATCTTCAGATCAAACCAGGAGAGGTTCAGCTGGTGTCATTGATTCTATGATGCTTCTCAAGTCATATCAAAGAATGCATGCCCCATACACTCAG GAAGCACCACTTATGACAGAAGACATGTATGAGGAGCGTCTTCAAGCTCTAGAAGCTTCTAATGGTTCATTT AATTATTTTGCTCAACTGGAAAGAGATATATTAACTTCAG ACATGGCAGCATTTAAAGCAGCAAATCCTGATGCCATTTTTGAAGATTTTATTCGGTGGCATTCACCTGCCGATTGGTTAGAGGACCCTGAGGTTGAGAAATCAAAAGATAATTGGCCTCCAAGAGGACATCTTTCAAAGAGAATGTCCGAAAGTGACAACTTATGGAGAGAACTTTGGGACAGGGCACATGCTCTTGCTGCTTCAGAGCAGAAACCGCTTTTTGATCCAaatagagaaggagaaaaa GTCATTCATTATCTGGAAACTTTAAGACCACATCAATTGCTTGCGCAAATGGTATGTACTGCCTTCCTAGCAGCGGCCGACACAGTGAATAAGACCAGTTATGGAGAATTGAAACAGATGGAGACTAAGATGCAACAACTTTACCTCACCATGGCACCTGCTTTGAAGCCATTAGAAG CTAATCGCTTATCTGCAGATAGCGAGACCATTGAAGACCTAAAACGACAGTGTGTTGTTTTCGGACATGTTGAGAATTTACTAACTGTTGCAGCTTCTCTTCATCGCAAACTTGTACAAGCACCACGCCTTGCTGTCGAAATCTTCATCGATTTCTACAATTTCTACATTCCAAGAATGGGTACAGGCTTGGAAGAAGACTACTCCAACAAAAAG GAATTCGACACGAAACAAATAGTTTGGAACAATGAGAGAGAAGTTGTGTCAAGTATGTTTGTTCCACCCACGGCAAATCAATCTTGGAGAAAGGTGTTCAGCATGGGCAATCTTCTCAATGGTCATGAACCAATGGTGAGGGAGATTATTTTTTCACTTCATGATGGAGTGAGTAATAATCACTATGCAGCTCCTAATGCTAGTGTTTCTGAACAAGAAATTGATACATATAGAATGTATATTTGTGGAACGTCTAATGATCTTCGTGTATCACTCTCTGTTGTCTCATGCGATTAA